The following coding sequences are from one Trichoplusia ni isolate ovarian cell line Hi5 chromosome 15, tn1, whole genome shotgun sequence window:
- the LOC113501304 gene encoding palmitoyltransferase ZDHHC6-like isoform X1 — MTSTPFRRLCHWGPICVLGIIKLITWAMVHLLGMWWPPHGSLAGALHAGLFLTLAGSTLYYFLQSLLEGPGFVPLGWKPEYEEDKQYLQFCSVCNGYKAPRSHHCRKCGYCVKKMDHHCPWINCCVGHNNHGYFNMFLMSAVLGCFHASVVLIICMYHAINRVWYVHHGTGREPMIYLTLTTLLLTLLAIGMAVGVVLAVGALFYLQMKGILRNRTTIEDWIVEKAAGRREELNLPPFVYPYNLGWKNNLKMVLYGSRYDGIKWPLKEGCGEYDLTREQQAQKLDKLVRSRVLVCVREYSGRVLPLWSRPRAALAAPCSDEPRLPLRPGDLVRATRHRRSVTLCTAGACCRCGRGPAPRWPRPAATSRACRCGPGTSCGPPGTGGQLHYVQRARAAAVVAAPRRAGRALQRRAAPAAAARGPRAGHQAQEVSYTMYSGRVLPLWSRPRAALAAPCSDEPRLPLRPGDLVRATRHRRSVTLCTAGACCRCGRGPAPRWPRPAATSRACRCGPGTSCGPPGTGGTGCSVRRY; from the exons ATGACTTCGACGCCCTTTCGCAGACTGTGCCATTGGGGTCCAATATGTGTTTTAG gaattaTAAAGCTAATAACATGGGCTATGGTCCACTTGCTGGGAATGTGGTGGCCCCCACACGGGTCCCTGGCGGGGGCTCTTCATGCCGGACTGTTCCTCACTCTTGCTGGCTCTACACTGTACTACTTCCTACAATCATTACTTGAAGGACCTGGTTTTGTACCTCTCGGGTGGAAGCCT GAGTATGAAGAAGACAAACAGTACTTACAGTTCTGTTCGGTGTGTAATGGGTACAAAGCACCGAGATCACATCACTGTAGAAAAT GTGGTTACTGTGTGAAGAAGATGGACCATCACTGTCCCTGGATCAACTGCTGTGTGGGCCACAACAACCACGGATACTTCAACATGTTCCTTATGTCTGCTGTATTGGGATGCTTTCATGCTTCTGTC GTGCTAATAATCTGCATGTACCACGCCATCAACCGTGTGTGGTACGTTCACCACGGGACGGGTCGCGAGCCCATGATCTACCTCACGCTGACCACGCTGCTGCTGACGCTGCTCGCCATCGGCATGGCTGTGGGTGTCGTGCTCGCTGTGGGAGCGCTATTCTATTTACAG atGAAAGGCATCCTCCGTAACCGGACCACCATAGAAGACTGGATAGTAGAGAAGGCGGCGGGTCGTCGTGAGGAACTGAACTTGCCGCCATTTGTGTACCCCTACAACCTAGGATGGAAGAACAACCTTAAGATGGTGCTGTACGGTTCGCGGTACGACGGCATCAAGTGGCCTCTGAAGGAGGGATGCGGGGAGTATGACTTGACT CGCGAGCAGCAGGCGCAGAAGTTAGACAAGCTCGTGCGGTCGCGAGTGCTGGTGTGCGTGCGCGAGTACAGCGGGCGCGTGCTGCCGCTGTG GTCGCGGCCccgcgccgcgctggccgcgcccTGCAGCGACGAGCCGCGCCTGCCGCTGCGGCCCGGGGACCTCGTGCGGGCCACCAGGCACAGGAGGTCAGTTACACTATGTACAGCGGGCGCGTGCTGCCGCTGTGGTCGCGGCCccgcgccgcgctggccgcgcccTGCAGCGACGAGCCGCGCCTGCCGCTGCGGCCCGGGGACCTCGTGCGGGCCACCAGGCACAGGAGGTCAGTTACACTATGTACAGCGGGCGCGTGCTGCCGCTGTGGTCGCGGCCccgcgccgcgctggccgcgcccTGCAGCGACGAGCCGCGCCTGCCGCTGCGGCCCGGGGACCTCGTGCGGGCCACCAGGCACAGGAGGTCAGTTACACTATGTACAGCGGGCGCGTGCTGCCGCTGTGGTCGCGGCCccgcgccgcgctggccgcgcccTGCAGCGACGAGCCGCGCCTGCCGCTGCGGCCCGGGGACCTCGTGCGGGCCACCAGGCACAGGAGGTCAGTTACACTATGTACAGCGGGCGCGTGCTGCCGCTGTGGTCGCGGCCccgcgccgcgctggccgcgcccTGCAGCGACGAGCCGCGCCTGCCGCTGCGGCCCGGGGACCTCGTGCGGGCCACCAGGCACAGGAG GCACTGGTTGTTCGGTGAGAAGATATTAG
- the LOC113501304 gene encoding palmitoyltransferase ZDHHC6-like isoform X2, producing MTSTPFRRLCHWGPICVLGIIKLITWAMVHLLGMWWPPHGSLAGALHAGLFLTLAGSTLYYFLQSLLEGPGFVPLGWKPEYEEDKQYLQFCSVCNGYKAPRSHHCRKCGYCVKKMDHHCPWINCCVGHNNHGYFNMFLMSAVLGCFHASVVLIICMYHAINRVWYVHHGTGREPMIYLTLTTLLLTLLAIGMAVGVVLAVGALFYLQMKGILRNRTTIEDWIVEKAAGRREELNLPPFVYPYNLGWKNNLKMVLYGSRYDGIKWPLKEGCGEYDLTREQQAQKLDKLVRSRVLVCVREYSGRVLPLWSRPRAALAAPCSDEPRLPLRPGDLVRATRHRRHWLFGEKILGEGEGTRGPRGWFPRDSVAFTDYVPKPKPD from the exons ATGACTTCGACGCCCTTTCGCAGACTGTGCCATTGGGGTCCAATATGTGTTTTAG gaattaTAAAGCTAATAACATGGGCTATGGTCCACTTGCTGGGAATGTGGTGGCCCCCACACGGGTCCCTGGCGGGGGCTCTTCATGCCGGACTGTTCCTCACTCTTGCTGGCTCTACACTGTACTACTTCCTACAATCATTACTTGAAGGACCTGGTTTTGTACCTCTCGGGTGGAAGCCT GAGTATGAAGAAGACAAACAGTACTTACAGTTCTGTTCGGTGTGTAATGGGTACAAAGCACCGAGATCACATCACTGTAGAAAAT GTGGTTACTGTGTGAAGAAGATGGACCATCACTGTCCCTGGATCAACTGCTGTGTGGGCCACAACAACCACGGATACTTCAACATGTTCCTTATGTCTGCTGTATTGGGATGCTTTCATGCTTCTGTC GTGCTAATAATCTGCATGTACCACGCCATCAACCGTGTGTGGTACGTTCACCACGGGACGGGTCGCGAGCCCATGATCTACCTCACGCTGACCACGCTGCTGCTGACGCTGCTCGCCATCGGCATGGCTGTGGGTGTCGTGCTCGCTGTGGGAGCGCTATTCTATTTACAG atGAAAGGCATCCTCCGTAACCGGACCACCATAGAAGACTGGATAGTAGAGAAGGCGGCGGGTCGTCGTGAGGAACTGAACTTGCCGCCATTTGTGTACCCCTACAACCTAGGATGGAAGAACAACCTTAAGATGGTGCTGTACGGTTCGCGGTACGACGGCATCAAGTGGCCTCTGAAGGAGGGATGCGGGGAGTATGACTTGACT CGCGAGCAGCAGGCGCAGAAGTTAGACAAGCTCGTGCGGTCGCGAGTGCTGGTGTGCGTGCGCGAGTACAGCGGGCGCGTGCTGCCGCTGTGGTCGCGGCCccgcgccgcgctggccgcgcccTGCAGCGACGAGCCGCGCCTGCCGCTGCGGCCCGGGGACCTCGTGCGGGCCACCAGGCACAGGAG GCACTGGTTGTTCGGTGAGAAGATATTAGGCGAGGGCGAGGGTACCCGCGGCCCGCGCGGCTGGTTCCCGCGGGACAGCGTGGCGTTCACCGACTACGTCCCGAAGCCGAAGCCCGACTAG